The following DNA comes from Buttiauxella agrestis.
AGCGCGTGCCGGTGAATTACTGCTTGGCGTAGGCATCCCTGTTGAACAGCATTACGGCCCGATGAGCGAAGTCGCTCCAGGCTGGAAACTGCGTGTGCTTCTGGCGCAGGCGCTGTTCTCAAACCCGGATATCCTGCTGCTCGATGAACCGACGAACAACCTCGACATCGACACCATTCGTTGGCTGGAAACGGTGCTTAACGAACGTAACAGCACCATGGTTATTATTTCGCACGACCGTCACTTCCTGAACATGGTTTGTACGCACATGGCTGACCTGGACTACGGCGAACTGCGCGTTTATCCAGGCAACTACGACGAATACATGACGGCGGCAACACAAGTGCGTGAACGCCTGCTGTCTGATAACGCGAAGAAAAAAGCGCAGATTGCTGACCTGCAATCCTTCGTCAGCCGCTTTAGTGCCAACGCATCTAAATCTCGCCAGGCGACTTCTCGTGCGCGTCAGATTGATAAAATCAAACTCGACGAAGTTAAAGCCTCCAGCCGTCAGAACCCGTTCATTCGCTTCGAGCAGGACAAGAAACTGTTCCGTAACGCGCTTGAAGTGGAATCACTGGCGAAAGGTTTTGACAACGGCCCGCTGTTCAAAGGCGTTAACATGCTGCTGGAAGTGGGTGAGAAACTCGCCATTCTGGGTACCAACGGCGTGGGTAAAACCACTCTGCTTAAAACGCTGGTCGCCGAACTGGCTCCAGACGCAGGTACAGTTAAGTGGTCTGAGAATGTGCAAATCGGCTATTACGCGCAGGATCACGAATACGAATTTGAAAATGACCTGACCGTGTTCGACTGGATGAGCCAGTGGATGCAAGAAGGTGACGACGAACAAGCGGTGCGCAGCATCCTGGGCCGTCTGTTGTTCAGCCAGGACGATATCAAAAAGCCTGCGAAGGTGCTGTCCGGTGGTGAGAAAGGCCGTATGTTGTTTGGTAAATTGATGATGGAACGTCCGAACGTTCTGGTCATGGACGAACCCACCAACCACCTGGATATGGAATCCATTGAATCGCTGAACATGGCGCTGGAAATGTACCCAGGCACGCTGATCTTCGTGTCTCACGACCGTGAGTTTGTGAGCTCGCTGGCCACCCGTGTAATTGAAATTACGCCAGAGCGCGTGGTTGACTTTACCGGCGGCTATGAAGATTACCTGCGCAGTAAAGGTATTGATAACTAAGTTTTAGCTTAGAACGCCCTCACCCTAGCCCTCTCCCCAGGAGAGGGAACTGACGGTTTTCACCCTCTCCCTGAGGGAGAGGGTCGGGGTGAGGGTTACAACT
Coding sequences within:
- a CDS encoding ABC-F family ATPase; translation: MLVSSNVTMQFGSKPLFENISVKFGGGNRYGLIGANGSGKSTFMKILGGDLEPTLGNVSLDPNERIGKLRQDQFAFEKFTVLDTVIMGHAELWEVKEERDRIYALPEMSEEDGYKVADLEVLYGEMDGYTAEARAGELLLGVGIPVEQHYGPMSEVAPGWKLRVLLAQALFSNPDILLLDEPTNNLDIDTIRWLETVLNERNSTMVIISHDRHFLNMVCTHMADLDYGELRVYPGNYDEYMTAATQVRERLLSDNAKKKAQIADLQSFVSRFSANASKSRQATSRARQIDKIKLDEVKASSRQNPFIRFEQDKKLFRNALEVESLAKGFDNGPLFKGVNMLLEVGEKLAILGTNGVGKTTLLKTLVAELAPDAGTVKWSENVQIGYYAQDHEYEFENDLTVFDWMSQWMQEGDDEQAVRSILGRLLFSQDDIKKPAKVLSGGEKGRMLFGKLMMERPNVLVMDEPTNHLDMESIESLNMALEMYPGTLIFVSHDREFVSSLATRVIEITPERVVDFTGGYEDYLRSKGIDN